The nucleotide window ctctctctctctcttctgaATCAACCGGTTCCTCAACACCCCCCAATAATCCAAGCACCCGAGAACTCAATGCTGATGATGCGCCCCCAAAGCCAACCCATCCGATGCGCCGTGTCGTCACAGGGCCCCCCAATTCCACCACCTCCATATTAGAGGGGAAAGTTCAACGTCTGCTGGTCCCACGGGATGTCGTAATGGTTCTCCCAGTTGCGTCCGTTGCGCGGCCCCTCCTTGATGAGCTGCATCTCCCGGACTCCGCAGAACATGCCGTTGCGCCCCGTCCGCTCCACCATCTTCCACCCTTCACGCCGCTGGTAGATCTCCTCGGTGAACCGctggccctcgacgacctggcgGTGCGGGTTGGGCGTCGGGAACCGCGAGAAGTGCGTGATGATAGCCTGCGGCAGGGCCAAGAGCCGCTCCCACCGGCGGACCAGCGGCTCGAGGCGCTGCGTCCGCTTGCGGTACGCCACGCGCACGTAGGGGTTCACGAACACGCCCATGTCGGGCTCGCCCGCCTTGTCCGCCACGGTCGTcacgtcggcgaggaacAGGCAGCACTCGCAGGCGTCAAAGTACAGCTCGGGCTCGTACCGGAAGcgcaccggcgccgtcacGTTGTGCGGGTGATCCGGGTCGATGACGTGGTGCGCCACGGCCTGCCAGTCCTTGGTCGGCATCTTCTTGTCCACATTCTGCACCCACTTCGCCTGCATCGCCACCATGCCGCCCCAGCAGCTCTTGACCGGCACGGCGTCCGTCTGCGACACCATTGCCCTGCGCGAGGCGGCCTTGCCCTGGCCGGTGAAGTAGGGGAAGATGGGGATGCCGTTCGAGTACCCTTCGGCGTCGCGCTGGGCGTAGAGGTCGTACTCGAGGAACGGGTTCCAGTCGTAGTCGAGGGAACATGCCGAGAGGTAGTGGGCGCGGCCATCTTCGCCGGCGTTGGTTTTGAAGAGCAGGTgagcggcgtcgacgggcgCAAAGAGCGCGTCGTTGAGGAACAGGATCTTGTCGTACTTTACCGTGCCGACCTCGGGGTCGTGGCCGGACTGGTCTAGCGGGTAGAGCGCGCGGTTGCGCATCTCCGACAGGTACGCCAGGCGCTTCAGCCGTTGCGATCCGTCGGGTAGCGTGACGTGAGGGAACGCGCTGTAGTCGACTTGGCCCTCGCTGACGATCTTATGCTTGCATGGCACGTTCTTCTTGAACTCGTCCAACGCTGCCGCACCCAGATCGCCACTGTCGTTCTCGTATATGCTCAGGAACGTGTTGTCCTCCCCGATCATGTGGATCAGATCCAATACGTTTTTCGCCCACTCCCCCCCGGTGATCTTGCCTTCGGGGTCGAACAGGCtgacggcgatgaagacCTTTTCGTTCCGTAGGTTTGCGCAGCCGGACAAGCTGTCCGACACCAGACAGCGCTTTCTCAGATCCTTGTAGTGCTTCGGATGGCGCGTGTACGACGGGAAGAAGATGGGTGTCGCCGTGAGGACAAAGAGGACGAACAAGAAAGTGTACCGCAGCAGCAACCGGGGAAGAGATCGAGGCTGACGGCGGAACCTTCTCAGCAACGACCGCGGTCTGCCCCTGAGCCATGCGACAATAGTCCCCCGGCCCCTCCTTTGcgacaccgacgccgagcctGGCAGTAGTGGCTCCTTGTGTTCATGGTCAAGATCGAAGTCTTCTATGGAGGAGGACGGCCGGGTTTCGGCGTAGGCAATGTCGTCGGATTCGGGCATCTTCGGCTTGCAGGCTGGTCAGTCGAGCAGAGTCAGCTGCGACACAGTTTTGGGTTGAGTAACTGTCTGTTTGTACAAACTGACAACGGTTAGCATACTTGACTATTACGATATTGGGTGCAGTCTGCCGAAGATGGCAAAGGTAGGCTCACGTGGATACGGGAGTGGATGAAGAATGGCCTGACCAGTATGACAGAAACACGATGTTACAGCAGATGAACGGGGACAAAGTGTCAATGTCGGCCGTCGTTTGGCAGGGCTGTTTCGAACATGCAACAACGCCCAAGGCAAGTCAAAGATCGGACGAAAAGTGGAGGTCCGTGGCCGAGGAAAGCAGGCAAGGAATCGCCAGTCGAGGAGCAGGGAAGCACTTTCAACGGCCTTCCTTGGCACACGTGAAGGAGGCGAATGGCGGGGGGACGAGCTAGAAATCAAGCCAGAGAGTGCGTAGGAGGAAGGGTAAAAAAACAAGCATTGCAAGCGCGGTACAAGTATCTCTGGAGAAtcgaaagaagaagagaagcgaGAGTGGAAAGGTGACAAGGActgggacgacggcgacgacgagccaAGACGAGATAGGAATAGGCGTCAAGGTTTGGGCCGAGATGGCAGATTCGATGGGGGGCAAAGCAAGCAAGCTTCAGTTCGGGCCATGGTCCATCCACCATGGTCTGTCCATTGTTAAACGGACGGCTCTACGGCAAAGTCGGCCTCCGCCAGAAGAGCACCACGAACATGACCGTTTCCACAttgggagaaagagagatgAACATGGTTCCAACGGGGCCCCTCGTGGGGTGGGGAGAGGAAGGCTTTGCGGGAGGGGAGCCTCCCAGGTACCATGGTGTgtgagaagggggggcgcGTCAAGGTGGGAAGTGGTGGAGCTGGGGGGGTACGCGTAAGTACGTAGGCTACGATTTATGTCGATGAGGCAAGGCCATCGCAGTTGGAAAAGATTGACTGGAGATGAACGATGTATGAGAGGCGATGGAAGAAGGGACGAGAAAGCTGCGGGTTGTGGGTTGTGAGttgcgtcgtcgtcgtcaatggGGGGGGGCGCATGGCTCTGGGTACGCGGGATGGTGGGTAAATCGGCAGGTAGGGTGACCAGGGTTGTCAAGGTAGCGCTGGACTAATAATGGTGCTTAGAGAATGGCGCAGGACGTGGAAATGAAAATGAGCATGGCCGTGGACTGTGGACACGGACATGGGGGGCACAAAGCTTCGCCCTCCCTCAACGGCCTCGGAGCCACGACGAATGTTTCTGTGCCGGTAACGCGGCGCGATCCTGGCCTAGAGAGTGTGTGAGCCAACCATCGGTAgcacgaggacgaggagtaAGGCAATGTAACGAATGAATGGGATGCTGTGGTCGTCGGTCCATTCCTCCACAAAGGATGCATGGAAgacgagaaagaagaggaacaatctcggccgaggtcgagaatTGGGTTGGATTCAGGTCCAGATTCTGCTGTGAGATACACACGGCAGAGGGGGATAACTAAACAAGTGGTTGAAAGAGAAGCCTTTCCGGATGCGGATAGGGATCCAGTATCAGATGTCAGGGGGGGGAGTCGAGGTcaaagaaagagaagaaagagcaAGCATAGGGGGTTTGCTCTCGGCGCCTGCCACCACCTTGCCTATCAGTCTGGCTACATGCACACTACCTGAGGTACCTACAGTACCTACCTTGTGCAGCGGCCAGCTCCTTGTGCATTGTGTCGGTTGCCGTTCAAGGACAGAGGACAATGCTCGAATAGGTAGGTGCTTTGACAAGGACACAAGGGGAAAGGCAGGCGTGTCACGGCGCCATTGAGGCTGCCCGTCTCTTTGTTTGCAAGCCGTTGTCCGGGTGGGTGGAGCCTTGATTTACATTATGGCATTGTGTCCATCGTCACCTCGGCCGCGCCGCAACGGCAGCACACGGAACATTCTCTCCTGGAACTGGAACCCCTCAATGCAGTCGACCAGCTTGGCGAAGGATCAATAGAAGGCCAAGGAAGGggaa belongs to Colletotrichum higginsianum IMI 349063 chromosome 5, whole genome shotgun sequence and includes:
- a CDS encoding Polysaccharide export protein, whose product is MPESDDIAYAETRPSSSIEDFDLDHEHKEPLLPGSASVSQRRGRGTIVAWLRGRPRSLLRRFRRQPRSLPRLLLRYTFLFVLFVLTATPIFFPSYTRHPKHYKDLRKRCLVSDSLSGCANLRNEKVFIAVSLFDPEGKITGGEWAKNVLDLIHMIGEDNTFLSIYENDSGDLGAAALDEFKKNVPCKHKIVSEGQVDYSAFPHVTLPDGSQRLKRLAYLSEMRNRALYPLDQSGHDPEVGTVKYDKILFLNDALFAPVDAAHLLFKTNAGEDGRAHYLSACSLDYDWNPFLEYDLYAQRDAEGYSNGIPIFPYFTGQGKAASRRAMVSQTDAVPVKSCWGGMVAMQAKWVQNVDKKMPTKDWQAVAHHVIDPDHPHNVTAPVRFRYEPELYFDACECCLFLADVTTVADKAGEPDMGVFVNPYVRVAYRKRTQRLEPLVRRWERLLALPQAIITHFSRFPTPNPHRQVVEGQRFTEEIYQRREGWKMVERTGRNGMFCGVREMQLIKEGPRNGRNWENHYDIPWDQQTLNFPL